A stretch of the Sphingosinithalassobacter tenebrarum genome encodes the following:
- a CDS encoding MmgE/PrpD family protein — protein sequence MTETGSHAGAEDMLAHRIARYACDFDAEALPDAVTACVRQRLLDSLACIVGAYDAGPVRIAREIAAQVPVDRAGVFGAAARTTPDLAAFANGVMVRFLDYNDGYMGAEPGHPSDNIPACIAVAQGEGASMREFIAAAVIAYEVQMRLQDAASLNGRGWDHAGYILPACAAAASRLMGLDIARATEAINLAINGHIPMRQVRSGTLSDWKGCSAANAARNAVFAAGLARAGMTGPAPIFEGEMGFFRQVTGPFALNVDAFGSPANGDYAILRSLTKTFPTNGELHTAIWAAIELRGRIADPAAITAIRIDTSEFNARVLADAEKWHPTTRETADHSLPYNVARALLDGDITLDSYSPESIADPVARSLMVLTEVNEAPELTALFPAMLANRVTVELASGERMTSEVRTGPGGREQPMHDADFARKFGKMAAPHLDAAAQEAVLAFVATLERQTCFDPLFDAMKGDRQS from the coding sequence ATGACGGAAACCGGATCGCACGCGGGCGCTGAGGATATGCTCGCGCACCGGATCGCCCGCTATGCCTGCGACTTCGATGCGGAGGCGCTGCCCGACGCAGTGACAGCCTGTGTCCGGCAACGGCTGCTCGACAGCCTTGCCTGCATCGTCGGTGCCTATGACGCCGGGCCAGTGCGGATCGCCCGCGAAATCGCCGCCCAAGTGCCGGTCGATCGGGCGGGGGTGTTCGGTGCCGCCGCGCGGACCACGCCAGATCTGGCGGCGTTCGCGAACGGGGTGATGGTCCGTTTCCTCGACTATAACGACGGCTATATGGGCGCGGAGCCGGGGCATCCGAGCGACAATATTCCCGCCTGCATCGCCGTGGCGCAGGGCGAAGGCGCGTCGATGCGCGAATTCATCGCCGCGGCCGTAATTGCCTATGAAGTCCAGATGCGGCTTCAGGATGCCGCGAGCCTCAACGGGCGCGGCTGGGATCATGCCGGCTATATTCTGCCCGCCTGCGCGGCTGCGGCGTCACGGCTGATGGGGCTGGACATCGCGCGCGCGACCGAGGCGATCAATCTCGCGATCAACGGCCATATCCCGATGCGGCAGGTACGATCGGGAACGCTGTCCGACTGGAAAGGCTGTTCCGCCGCCAACGCCGCGCGCAATGCAGTGTTCGCCGCCGGGCTGGCGCGCGCGGGAATGACGGGGCCGGCGCCGATATTCGAAGGCGAGATGGGGTTCTTCCGCCAGGTGACCGGACCGTTTGCGCTCAACGTCGACGCGTTCGGCAGCCCTGCCAATGGCGACTATGCGATCCTGCGCTCGCTCACCAAGACCTTTCCGACCAACGGCGAACTCCACACCGCGATCTGGGCCGCGATCGAATTGCGCGGCCGGATCGCCGATCCCGCCGCGATCACGGCAATTCGGATCGACACGTCGGAGTTCAACGCGCGGGTGCTGGCCGATGCCGAGAAATGGCACCCCACTACGCGCGAAACCGCCGATCACAGCCTTCCCTATAATGTCGCGCGTGCATTGCTCGACGGCGACATCACGCTCGATTCCTACAGTCCCGAGAGCATTGCCGACCCCGTGGCGCGCTCGCTGATGGTGCTGACCGAAGTGAATGAGGCGCCCGAACTGACCGCGCTTTTCCCTGCCATGCTCGCCAATCGTGTGACAGTCGAACTGGCTTCGGGGGAGCGGATGACCAGCGAGGTTCGCACCGGCCCCGGCGGTCGCGAGCAGCCGATGCACGACGCCGATTTCGCGCGCAAGTTCGGCAAGATGGCCGCGCCGCATCTCGATGCCGCCGCGCAGGAGGCGGTTCTCGCCTTCGTCGCCACGCTGGAGCGCCAGACCTGTTTCGACCCGCTGTTCGACGCGATGAAGGGAGATCGACAATCGTGA